Proteins from one Triticum aestivum cultivar Chinese Spring chromosome 7A, IWGSC CS RefSeq v2.1, whole genome shotgun sequence genomic window:
- the LOC123151694 gene encoding uncharacterized protein, with translation MAVSDLLPLPFPVPPYALHVAASLALAAAAHFLHVPSLLLYAVHTYIHPDAVPSTGPRAVLRPPGSAPPSGNRGAAGPPASDGSAQLYRLRLSHATLASRPHFAGFHLSLLLPLAVLPPALLLPPPRSPAAPLAPLLPLAFLFVALLRQVALASPPRPAHLVASLAALLAATVLSSSPFAGSVASLAALPAWRFARAFWLGTDQPRTGLAVLASSAPARLLLHLAVLVSSAASILQCCGFVDGPELEVKLLAAVAGLQLLASRAAVQMYLNEAVFCWYQRLHANRAPDTEYGRAKVFLHNHHLCAAATQFVAPPLLVLSLLALWWVQGKNFFEGVEGLDWLVGWSVAMKEAALLAARWVVAVWSAVTVGTLVGYKRGWLFVL, from the coding sequence atggccgtctccgacctcctccccctccccttccCCGTCCCGCCGTACGCGCTCCACGTCGCCGCGTCGCTGGCCCTCGCGGCCGCCGCGCACTTCCTCCACGTCCCGTCCCTCCTCCTCTACGCCGTCCACACCTACATCCACCCGGACGCCGTGCCCTCCACGGGGCCCCGCGCCGTCCTCCGCCCGCCCGGCTCCGCCCCTCCCTCCGGCAACCGCGGCGCGGCCGGCCCCCCGGCCTCCGACGGCTCCGCGCAGCTCTACCGCCTGCGCCTCTCCCACGCCACGCTCGCCTCCCGCCCGCACTTCGCCGGCTTCCACCTCTCCCTGCTCCTCCCGCTCGCGGTCCTACCCCCCgcgctcctcctcccgccgccccgcTCCCCGGCGGCCCCGCTCGCGCCGCTCCTCCCGCTCGCCTTCCTCTTCGTCGCGCTCCTCCGCCAGGTCGcgctcgcctcgccgccgcgcccggcgcaccTCGTCGCCTCCCTCGCGGCCCTGCTCGCTGCCACCGTGCTCTCCTCCAGCCCCTTCGCCGGCTCTGTCGCCTCGCTCGCCGCGCTCCCGGCCTGGCGCTTCGCGCGCGCATTCTGGCTCGGCACCGACCAGCCCCGCACCGGGCTCGCCGTCCTCGCATCCTCCGCCCCGGCGCGCCTCCTGCTCCACCTCGCTGTCCtcgtctcctccgccgcctccaTCCTGCAGTGCTGCGGCTTCGTCGACGGCCCCGAGCTGGAGGTCAAGCTGCTGGCCGCCGTGGCCGGGCTGCAGCTGCTCGCCTCCAGGGCTGCCGTGCAGATGTACCTCAACGAGGCTGTGTTCTGCTGGTACCAGCGGCTGCATGCCAACCGAGCGCCGGACACCGAGTACGGACGTGCCAAGGTGTTCCTGCACAACCACCATCTCTGCGCGGCGGCCACGCAGTTCGTCGCGCCGCCACTGCTCGTGCTGTCGCTGCTGGCACTGTGGTGGGTGCAAGGGAAGAACTTCTTTGAGGGCGTGGAGGGGCTGGACTGGCTTGTCGGGTGGTCCGTCGCCATGAAGGAGGCGGCATTGCTTGCAGCCCGTTGGGTGGTGGCAGTGTGGTCGGCGGTAACCGTGGGCACGCTTGTGGGCTACAAGCGTGGATGGTTGTTCGTCTTGTGA